The Streptococcus iniae genome contains the following window.
ATTAATAGTAGCTTTAAATCAGCCATGCTAACCTTATGCCGTCCTCCAACATTAATAGCTCTCAACAATAAAAGATAAGCTTTCATACAATCACCATATCATTGTCATCAAAAGGCATCGTCGGATTCCAACAGACTTCCCAAACGTAATAGTCAAGATCAGCAAAATAGGCATGGAATCCTCCCCAAAACACGTCACTGGGCTCTTTTAAAATTGTAGCACCAGCCTTTCGGGCCATTTCAATAACTGAGACAACTTCCTTTTGACTTTTAGTATTATATGCCAAAGTCATACCGTTAAAGTGTTTTTCTGGTAAAAGAGGTAATTGAGCTCCAAAATCTAAAGACAAGTCAGAAAGAGGAAACAATTCCAATTTTGAACCACCATTATTAAAGAATACAATTGCTGGATGGTTTTCTTTTTCTTTCGTTTCAAAGCCTAAACCATCTCGGTAAAATGAGACGGATTTTTCCATATTTCTTACACCTAGACAAATAATATTGACCCGATTCATTTGTTTGCCCTTTCATGTTGGGAGATAATAGCTAATACTTCTCTTAAATCTGGAATATCAATCCTATATGCTGCCTCTTGTTTCACCAATTCTTTAGCACAA
Protein-coding sequences here:
- a CDS encoding VOC family protein, translated to MNRVNIICLGVRNMEKSVSFYRDGLGFETKEKENHPAIVFFNNGGSKLELFPLSDLSLDFGAQLPLLPEKHFNGMTLAYNTKSQKEVVSVIEMARKAGATILKEPSDVFWGGFHAYFADLDYYVWEVCWNPTMPFDDNDMVIV